Proteins from a genomic interval of Clostridium sp. 'deep sea':
- the aroC gene encoding chorismate synthase, producing MASSYGMKYKLTLFGESHGSGVGIVIDGIPAGFKIDFEEIRLQMARRRPGLHKNTTTRVERDEAKILSGYYNEHCTGAPLTAFIESTNIRPKDYSIFAKNPRPGHADYSAWVKYNGFNDIRGGGMFSGRLTAPIVFAGVIAKQILRQKGITIGGHIMQVGNIKDTTFNPLGEPAQKLNILGTQAFPVCDKDIGETMQNKVAKLKESGDSIGGIVECMAIGLNAGVGDPFFNSIESTVAHLAFSIPGVKGIEFGKGFELAKMQGSNSNDCYKYENGKVITTSNFNGGVLGGISTGMPIIYRTVFKATSSIAIKQNTINLENKENTELQVEGRHDPCIVLRAVPVMESVLAIALLDLII from the coding sequence ATGGCTTCTTCGTATGGAATGAAGTATAAATTAACTCTTTTTGGAGAATCACATGGTAGTGGTGTAGGTATTGTTATAGATGGAATTCCGGCAGGTTTTAAGATAGATTTTGAAGAAATAAGATTGCAAATGGCTAGAAGACGGCCTGGTTTACACAAAAATACAACCACTAGAGTAGAACGTGATGAAGCTAAAATATTGAGTGGTTATTATAATGAGCATTGTACTGGAGCACCCTTAACAGCATTTATAGAATCAACAAATATAAGGCCAAAAGACTATAGTATATTTGCTAAAAATCCACGCCCAGGGCATGCGGATTATTCAGCATGGGTAAAGTATAATGGCTTTAATGATATACGAGGTGGAGGCATGTTTTCGGGGCGTTTAACGGCACCAATAGTTTTTGCTGGAGTTATTGCTAAACAAATACTAAGGCAAAAAGGCATAACTATTGGTGGCCATATAATGCAGGTAGGGAATATTAAAGATACGACTTTTAATCCGTTAGGAGAGCCTGCGCAAAAACTTAATATACTGGGTACACAAGCTTTTCCCGTATGTGATAAAGATATTGGTGAAACAATGCAAAATAAAGTTGCTAAGTTAAAAGAAAGTGGAGATTCCATTGGCGGTATAGTTGAGTGTATGGCGATAGGGTTAAATGCAGGAGTAGGGGATCCTTTTTTTAATAGTATTGAAAGTACTGTTGCCCATTTAGCCTTTTCTATACCTGGTGTTAAGGGAATTGAATTTGGTAAGGGATTTGAATTGGCCAAAATGCAGGGAAGTAACTCAAATGATTGTTATAAATATGAAAATGGCAAAGTTATAACTACAAGCAACTTTAATGGGGGAGTTTTAGGTGGAATATCTACAGGAATGCCAATTATTTATAGAACAGTATTCAAAGCCACCTCCTCAATTGCAATTAAACAAAACACCATTAACTTAGAAAACAAGGAGAATACAGAGCTACAAGTAGAGGGTAGACATGACCCCTGTATAGTCCTTAGAGCTGTTCCAGTGATGGAGTCAGTTCTAGCAATTGCTTTACTTGATTTAATAATTTAG
- the tyrS gene encoding tyrosine--tRNA ligase — protein sequence MNNVYDVLIERGYIEQASHPEEIKEILAKEKVTFYIGFDPTAESLHIGHFLQIMVIKHMQAAGHQPIILLGGGTTMVGDPTGKTDMRKMLTKKDIFANANKFGDYFKKYVDFSDNKALILNNADWLLELNYVDFLREVGVHFSVNRMLTAECYKSRLEKGLSFLEFNYMLMQSYDFLHLYRNYNCTMQFGGNDQWSNILGGVDLVRRKERGLSFALTFALLTNSDGKKMGKTEKGAIWLDAEKTSPYEFYQYWRNIEDGSIKKCLALMTFLPMTEVNRLGNLEGAEINKAKEVLAYETTKIVHGEDEANKAREASKALFSKGTNMTDVPNTEISTLEINEGISLLDLLLKTGLVATKSEARRLIKQNGISVNDKKVSDPFRVVNTADFNDNTLMLRKGKKVYHQVRLTNNDN from the coding sequence ATGAACAACGTATACGATGTTTTAATTGAACGGGGTTATATTGAACAAGCTAGTCACCCAGAAGAGATTAAAGAAATACTAGCCAAAGAAAAGGTAACATTTTATATTGGTTTTGACCCCACAGCTGAAAGTCTACACATTGGCCATTTTTTACAAATAATGGTAATTAAACATATGCAGGCAGCTGGCCATCAACCCATTATTTTACTTGGTGGTGGAACTACTATGGTAGGTGATCCAACAGGCAAAACCGATATGCGTAAAATGCTTACTAAAAAAGATATTTTTGCAAATGCTAATAAGTTTGGTGATTACTTTAAAAAGTATGTAGATTTTAGTGACAATAAGGCTTTAATATTAAATAATGCGGATTGGTTATTGGAGCTTAATTATGTTGATTTTTTAAGAGAAGTTGGTGTTCATTTTTCAGTTAACAGAATGTTAACTGCAGAATGTTATAAATCACGCTTAGAAAAAGGCTTGTCATTCTTGGAGTTTAACTATATGTTAATGCAGTCTTACGACTTTTTGCATCTCTACAGAAACTATAATTGTACTATGCAGTTTGGCGGCAACGATCAGTGGTCTAATATTTTAGGCGGAGTTGATTTAGTTCGCAGAAAAGAACGTGGTCTGTCATTTGCCTTAACGTTTGCACTTCTCACCAATAGTGATGGTAAAAAAATGGGTAAAACCGAAAAGGGCGCGATTTGGCTCGATGCTGAAAAAACATCTCCCTATGAGTTTTACCAGTATTGGCGTAATATCGAAGATGGTAGCATAAAAAAATGTCTTGCTTTAATGACATTTTTACCTATGACTGAGGTAAACAGATTAGGTAATCTTGAGGGTGCAGAGATTAATAAAGCTAAAGAAGTATTAGCTTATGAAACAACTAAAATTGTTCATGGAGAAGATGAAGCTAATAAAGCTCGTGAGGCTTCAAAGGCCTTATTCTCTAAGGGGACAAATATGACAGATGTACCAAACACTGAAATTTCCACTTTAGAAATTAATGAAGGTATCTCATTACTAGATCTTTTATTAAAAACAGGTTTGGTAGCTACCAAGAGTGAAGCCCGCAGGTTAATAAAACAAAATGGTATTAGCGTAAATGATAAAAAGGTAAGTGACCCCTTTAGAGTAGTAAATACAGCTGATTTTAATGACAATACGTTAATGTTACGTAAAGGAAAAAAAGTTTATCATCAGGTAAGACTAACAAATAATGATAACTAA
- a CDS encoding FAD-dependent oxidoreductase, whose translation MKYFLSIVLILSLLLTGCTTKQETLQYDVIVVGTDPEGIAAAVTSARAGAKTLLIDSREKVGGLFTLGWLNFLDMNYNKDSDVLLTQGIFKEFYDRIEGISFNVKTATDVFNNMIKNEPNLDLKLKASSITPTLSNNKITGISAEIGSGQFIYNCKQVIDCTQNGDIAAMAEIEHTLGQEDIGGPSYGMAVTQVFKIGGVKIEDWTRLKDFLNTDDDPNSAASKNCAWGFARFYNDYQPSQKNMQLRGLNIARQTDGCIMINALQIFQINPLDPKSIESAKQKANIELKNIIPFLQKEVPGMENIKLLGVAPELYIRESRHFSTEYMLTLDDVLENKDFEDRIALGSYPVDLQGTAPGEDVIIIGNPLQYSIPYRCIVPLKVDNLLIASRAAGYSSLAHGSTRMVPVGMCVAQAAGNAAVMAINNDITVRDIANNANLIKSLQSTLISQGAYLPEFNIDTSIMSDPYYNGLKLLRKYGLIQGRYNNNYRLNDKVTVGEYQNTLKSLIKNDKWNITAIVNDELSTEYLLKKNILNSFNHEAKITEFLNNQSVWTNHKDTQAITRGLMAEILYLCSTIIK comes from the coding sequence ATGAAGTATTTTTTATCGATTGTCTTAATTTTGAGTCTCTTGTTAACAGGTTGTACAACTAAACAAGAGACCTTACAATATGATGTTATTGTAGTCGGTACTGATCCAGAGGGTATTGCGGCAGCTGTTACAAGTGCCCGAGCAGGAGCTAAAACATTACTTATTGACTCTCGTGAAAAAGTTGGGGGTTTGTTTACCTTAGGTTGGCTTAATTTTTTGGATATGAACTATAACAAAGATAGTGATGTTCTTTTAACACAAGGTATTTTTAAAGAGTTTTATGATCGAATTGAGGGGATTTCTTTTAATGTTAAAACAGCCACAGATGTATTTAACAACATGATTAAGAATGAACCTAATCTGGATTTAAAACTTAAAGCATCTAGCATAACTCCTACCCTAAGCAATAATAAAATTACAGGCATTAGTGCAGAAATTGGTAGTGGGCAGTTTATATATAATTGTAAGCAGGTTATTGATTGCACTCAAAATGGAGATATAGCTGCTATGGCAGAAATTGAACACACTTTAGGTCAAGAAGATATAGGTGGACCAAGTTATGGTATGGCTGTAACCCAAGTTTTTAAAATAGGCGGAGTAAAAATTGAAGATTGGACTAGACTAAAAGACTTTTTAAATACAGACGATGACCCCAATAGTGCTGCTAGCAAGAATTGCGCTTGGGGGTTTGCCAGATTTTACAATGATTATCAGCCTAGCCAAAAAAATATGCAGTTGCGTGGTCTTAACATAGCCAGACAAACAGATGGTTGTATTATGATTAATGCATTGCAGATATTTCAGATTAATCCTTTAGACCCTAAAAGCATTGAATCTGCTAAACAAAAAGCTAATATAGAGCTAAAAAATATTATTCCATTTTTGCAAAAAGAAGTACCCGGCATGGAAAATATTAAACTTTTAGGTGTAGCACCAGAATTATACATTAGAGAATCTCGTCATTTTAGTACAGAATACATGCTAACTTTAGATGATGTGCTTGAAAATAAAGACTTTGAGGATAGAATTGCGCTAGGAAGTTATCCAGTTGATTTGCAAGGAACAGCTCCCGGTGAGGATGTAATAATAATAGGAAATCCTTTACAATACTCCATACCTTATCGTTGCATAGTACCACTAAAGGTGGACAATCTCTTAATAGCAAGCCGAGCAGCTGGTTATAGCTCACTTGCTCATGGCAGTACACGTATGGTACCGGTTGGAATGTGTGTTGCCCAAGCGGCTGGTAATGCTGCTGTTATGGCAATTAACAATGACATTACGGTAAGGGATATCGCGAACAATGCTAACTTAATTAAGAGCTTACAGTCTACATTAATTTCACAAGGTGCTTATCTACCAGAGTTTAATATAGATACTAGTATTATGAGTGATCCATACTACAATGGTTTGAAATTATTACGAAAATACGGTTTAATTCAGGGGCGTTATAATAACAATTATAGGCTTAATGATAAAGTAACTGTTGGCGAATATCAAAATACCCTTAAGAGTTTAATTAAAAACGATAAATGGAATATTACAGCTATCGTTAATGATGAATTAAGCACTGAGTATTTACTTAAAAAAAATATTCTTAATAGCTTTAATCATGAAGCTAAAATAACTGAGTTTTTAAACAATCAAAGTGTTTGGACAAACCATAAAGATACTCAAGCGATTACTAGAGGTTTAATGGCTGAAATCCTTTATTTATGTAGTACAATCATAAAATAA